One segment of Polypterus senegalus isolate Bchr_013 chromosome 8, ASM1683550v1, whole genome shotgun sequence DNA contains the following:
- the gtf3c6 gene encoding general transcription factor 3C polypeptide 6 has protein sequence MADEWEVEDQLVVVELSGIIDSDFLTKGVDKCKILGIDSEQPIMQVGRYVFAGEFEDSLGSCVIFEEKKEEDALTESPSQLKYKCHTIKKLMMKRTFLSEIKEGESPSEGIEVLQLTEDNTAHRSSSICNYLPDSKRTESEVNADDNESHEDLHQSSDSDDEIMNTEDSVCCELENSKPELDVSNVEEQKPYVDSEFSQVLDKSASDVPLMTTAENNPNEAENDLSQELNSGTTDLESTSI, from the exons ATGGCAGACGAATGGGAAGTCGAG gaccAGCTTGTGGTTGTTGAATTGTCTGGAATAATTGATTCTGACTTTTTAACTAAAGGGGTTGATAAATGCAAGATTTTG GGTATTGACAGTGAACAGCCCATAATGCAAGTGGGAAGGTATGTGTTTGCTGGAGAATTTGAAG ATTCTTTAGGATCATGTGTCATATttgaagaaaagaaggaagaag atgCACTTACAGAATCCCCATCCCAGCTGAAATATAAATGTCACACAATCAAGAAGCTAATGATGAAACGAACGTTTCTGTCTGAAATTAAAGAAGGAGAGAGCCCATCAG aaggcATTGAGGTTCTGCAACTAACTGAGGACAATACCGCCCACAGATCTAGTAGTATCTGTAATTATCTTCCAGACTCTAAACGTACAGAATCAGAAGTAAATGCTGATGATAATGAATCTCATGAAGATCTGCATCAAAGCTCAGACTCTGATGATGAGATAATGAATACTGAGGACAGTGTCTGCTGTGAACTAGAAAACAGTAAACCTGAATTAGATGTGTCAAAtgttgaagaacaaaaaccttacGTGGACAGTGAATTTAGTCAGGTTTTGGATAAAAGTGCATCTGATGTACCACTCATGACCACTGCAGAGAATAATCCAAATGAGGCAGAGAATGACCTTAGCCAGGAACTGAACAGCGGTACAACAGATTTGGAATCAACTAGTATATAG